TATGTACGCGCGCTATTCTAGCACCTAAAACCATCAACTGGTTAACCTTCTTCTCGTAATCTAAAATTAGCTCCTCCTTGAAAGGCTCAGATGTAGAAAACAATACTAAGCTACTAGGCTTTATAATCTTTTTGAGATAGAACGGGTCTAGGTTAAAACTAGATAATAATATGAAATATCTGCTATTATCGTTTTCATCAATTTCACTCGCAAGCTCTTTCATGCCTATAATATCCTCATCTTTAACTCCAAGGGTATGAACTAGATATCCATGCCAATCACCTTTTTTTGCTTCGCCCTTTTTCGTGTACCTTTTCTCGCCAAGAAGCATGACCCGCAAAGGCCCGGTCTTTCCTTTCTTCTCGGTAGTCGTTCCTGCTTCTATACATTCCCCTATGCGTGGGATGGGTTCTAGCAATTTCTCCGCATTTAAAGCTGTTAACAATTTTGCTACTGTATGATCAACGAAAGGCTTCAGATATTTTCCCTCGTCAAAAGCCGCTAAACTTGCAGCTTTAAAAAGTTCTCTAACACGGTCTACATCGTTCGGCGATACCAGGGCTATCGCAGTTTTAAAGTCTTTATAATGTCTACGCAACATTTCTCTAACGTTTTCCTCAACTTGTTTCTCGTTTAGGAATGGTTCCTCGCTGCCCCAGTTAGTCCCCTCCGTTATTAATATAATTTCGCGATAATCGCTTCTTCTATCTTCGATCATATCAAGGAAGGATTTTCTCTTCTCGCTAAACATGCCGTGAAGCCTGAAATCTCCAGTATATAGCAAAAGCTTATCCTCGTATTCTAAAGCGTAAGCGTAGGCCCCGGGAATAGAATGGTCAACGGGACCATATAAAACGTTAAAGTCGTCAAAATTTAAGGCTCTAATGCTCTTATTCTCTGTCGTTAACGTTTTAACATTTGGGAATGACGGAATTTCACCTTGAACATTCTTATCGACTATACTCCTACCGCCTCTCGGCTTTCCAACAGCGCTCCTATACATTGTATAAGCTATCTTGTTCATGTATATTGGTACATCATCTCTTACTAGAGGTATATACCATGAGTGATCGAAATGGGAATGAGATACGAAAACGGCATCTATAGGGCTGGAGCCGACAGGTTTCTGAACGTTTTTATCGATGAAAAATTTTCCGGCTAGCTCTCTAGGTATTAGCGAGGAGATAACGAGATCCTCGAACTCCATTGGATAGTTCCTATATCCCATCCCGAAAAACCTATCGTAGACGTCGTAGCTCTTCCCGATATCAAAAAGTATGCTTGTGTTTTCGATAGAAACTTGTATCATATTGCCTCCTATTGTTCCAGCTCCACCGTAAAACCTGATTTTTAACATTATAATAACATTATATTATTCAGTTAATAAAACTGTCACAAGAATAGGCATGATCAAAGAGTT
This DNA window, taken from Thermoproteales archaeon, encodes the following:
- a CDS encoding MBL fold metallo-hydrolase, translating into MLKIRFYGGAGTIGGNMIQVSIENTSILFDIGKSYDVYDRFFGMGYRNYPMEFEDLVISSLIPRELAGKFFIDKNVQKPVGSSPIDAVFVSHSHFDHSWYIPLVRDDVPIYMNKIAYTMYRSAVGKPRGGRSIVDKNVQGEIPSFPNVKTLTTENKSIRALNFDDFNVLYGPVDHSIPGAYAYALEYEDKLLLYTGDFRLHGMFSEKRKSFLDMIEDRRSDYREIILITEGTNWGSEEPFLNEKQVEENVREMLRRHYKDFKTAIALVSPNDVDRVRELFKAASLAAFDEGKYLKPFVDHTVAKLLTALNAEKLLEPIPRIGECIEAGTTTEKKGKTGPLRVMLLGEKRYTKKGEAKKGDWHGYLVHTLGVKDEDIIGMKELASEIDENDNSRYFILLSSFNLDPFYLKKIIKPSSLVLFSTSEPFKEELILDYEKKVNQLMVLGARIARVHTTGHVRPEDHVDLLARLKPDIVLPVHTEYPEYISHLLTMAKIKSRDRKWNPKYFICRQRDVVSF